CCTCAACTTTTTCGAtgacataaaacaatacgccgaccacaCTACGGACGTaacaaacttcagacatgccTTGACCGTCATTCGCAGTGGATCCATTAAAACCTTCACCGAccccctctcagtgaatggcgtacttggagtcaaagcACCACCCactgcgcagcttcgttctggatactgtagcaggttaaattcCTACTAATCCGACGAGTCCACGCATcctgctaaccctacacatctgataCCCCTCCCCAAATGGCTCGTTTCCGTCGAAACAGtccgtttcctgggcctaccgttggatgacctcaATGACAGCTTATCTATTTCTTTCCATCCTAACGGAGACTAGGTAaccgttataacaacaacaaccacctgAGTTGCTATGTCCATATGTCGATCCGTTAGgccatccgtctgtctgtatattgAACGAGTTTCTGTGGTAGCGATCTAAATGTCTGCTCCAGTTCTTctatatcagaccactatagcatatagctgccatacaacctgagcgatcggaataaggttcttgtatggaaagctttttaatttcacgATTTATTTTCAAGAACTTGGGGAAGGATTATTATTAAAGGCATTGCaataatctccgaacatatcTTTTAGTTTCGACCGCTAtatcatacagctgccatagaaactgacctATCGAAGCTCTTGTAAGGCagcttttgtatttgttaagAAAAGAGTTCGATTGCACTGCCGGGTTTGCTTATAATGTTTTAGATAGACGCGGATTTCTTCAACAATACTAGGGATGATCATAAATTCAGTAAAGGCTTCTCTACTTAGGAAAAAATGTACTCATAAcgttttctataaaatttaatattcaagaAGTTCTAAGTTTAGATGAGgtataaatttgcatttttatggcTCAAGTTCTGAACCCAAATTATATTCGGACacgaaattcaaataaatacaaatttttggaggatatacatacatatatgcgataATTCTATTCGAATGAATActataaaattacataaatttgtgGAGACAGCTGAAAGTATTTAAGTTTCTACAGCTGGGGAAAGTATCTACCCTAGATCCGTGAGAATCTGAAACTTTTTAATTCTAAGTACCAAAATTTGATGTTGAAAAATACGCCTTTTTGCAAAATAGATTTACTGaatggaaaaaagaaaacatcagCACCATTATCTACCCGCTCTCAGCTTCAACAGTGAACTGAACTACTTAGAAGTGGCAGCGAAGCTCTAAGCGTTTCGGTTAGTAGCCTTTTTGGGCGGAGCTTTTATTTTTGCCGCATTTTGTTCGCCGTCTGCGATGCATTACAATTTACGGAGAATGAGCAGAGAGCGAATAGAGCAGCTTTAGCGGCACGTGATTGTTTGTGTGGAAGAAAGAGCAGAGCAAAACAGACGTGGCGAGCAAAGTGCTTTGTAGGAAATTTGTGGCTATGGATGGAGGTAtgagacaaaattaaaaaaaaatttaaataacaaaatataaaaaatagattatttatttatatcagagataattttatataaatgtataaaggAGACTCTCAATTATtaatcattattaatttttgctctCAAAATTTAATCTTAAAATACTAAGACGATTGCCTTAGCCAAGATTACAACCGACATTTCCTCAATATTTTAgttatgaagaaaaaaaacacaaaaatgtttagtattatttttcgtttatttttggtatgaaaGCTAACAGTGCTGCCACcatttcaacaaaatataaaatttattaatgcaaaactcttaaaaattatttatctcaTGACTAAAGCAGCTCTGAAATCTTTATTTTGACTGCCTCCTCTCCGGGCACAAACCACAGCTCGCTTGAGCCGCCAATTTATCCGTATTGCCGCCCTTACCGAATGGCGCCGCTTCGTTCACTTCCAAAAAGTAGTTGCCTCTTAGTTCATGCGACACCGCATAGCCCATGGGTTGCTCCGCACCTGGACACTTATTATCGAGCAAACGCGTCTGCGAAGTGCAACGTTTGCCCATGAAATTCATTTCATTGCCAGGATAAACGGATTCTGCGTAGTATTTCCAGGCACGTCCATGTGCGCAGACCACGTGCAGACAACCTTTCGGCAACGGATCCAAGCCGCCCGGATAGAAATCTACATCACCCATAGGATCACGTTTGCCCAACACACCGGGATTCGAATGAATTATATCGATGAATTTGGCGTCGCCACGCTGCAGGCCAGAAAGCACGTGACCTTCGTTGAAGCAGGGTTTCGCTGGATCCAAACCAGTAATACGCGGCACAAACTTGCCGGTTTTTTCATTAAAGTAACGGCCAGTGGCGCCTACGATGTGTGCGCCTAAACTGTGACCGATGAGATGTATGTTTTCGAGCGGTACGACCTGCGTAAGTAACACGATGCCTTCGGCAAGATTCTCGCCGATTTCGTCGGTGTTTAGGGCGGACCAGGTGTAAAGTGTATCGACGAAGTTGGCTATATCGACGGCCTGTGAGCGAGAGGGaatcatatatttttcaatttaatttattttttgagaaattaaattttttgttttcaaatctctcacatttttatttattcaccaCACTCTTTAATGCATACTCACCACAAAATTCACGTCACCGCGACAGTTATACGCCTTAGCCAACACATCGATCGTTTTCGAGCTGTTAACCGTCGTGGTCCAGCCAGTAGCCAGTATGACTACCTTCTTCGTCGGATCAAATTCGGGACTACGCCATATTTGATTGGATTTCAGCAGCGGATAACTGTAATTATTGCATGCGGTGCGTAGCTGAAAGTTGATCTTCCGCAAATCGGGTGTCACACGCGGTCTTATCGTTTCAGATGAAAGTGCCGAGGAGCCTGAGATTTAaaccatataaaaaataaaatcacgcAAAAGTATACAGAGCATAACACTGTATCCATTTCACACACTACCGCACACTTACAAATCGTATTTATAGCCGAGGAGGCGACTTCGAACGGATAGCCGGCCAATagattcttgctcgactcgaaAATACCCTCCGGCGTGGGTATGTAACTGGTTACATCCTTCGAGACGCCCGTCGCAATATCTTTCAGACTTTTACCCACATCGGTTATGCCGAACAGACCACCCTGTGCCTGTGTAGCGACAGCAAACGCGATAAACAATAACGCTATCATGTTAACACGGACATGAAGAggcgacattttttttgtttttgttagttttattttttactttgctttGCCGGCGTGGATTGTAAATGATGCGACGAGTGTTGATGGCAAACTATTCGCGTGCGCCGAACGCAGCTCGTATTTATACAGTTAACGCCAGGCAAATGTATGTGTGGCTGTATGTTTGTTTGAGTGTGTATGTTTCTATGTTTATGCATGACAGTTTGTTTACAATCGCTGAAATCTGAACGCCGTCGAAATCTGCGatcaatttttcatttctccAAACAAGCTAACGCCTAGTTGAGCTGGGCTGAGGTTGGTTGCTGCTTAACTTACAGTAGTGTGAGAAAATAATGCATTGAGGGTATTAATATCAAACAAGTTATTTATGGCAGGAAGTGTCGAGgtctaataacaacaaaaaagttcatatggatttcgaaaataAAGTCAAATTGTAGAACGGCGGTCTTACAGGTTAACCGATAGATGTCGCTGCAGTTGACATGTGACTTTAACTATATTTCGTACAacgaaaaatattaatgtaacCAATTCTGCCAGAAAGTGAGACTTTCTGGTGTGAAGCACATccattgattccattattttcAATAAGTTTCAGATTGAATGTTATGATATTCACTATATAAGGCGATCCAAGCCAATCTAGTAAGTAACACTTTATATCGTCTAAGAAAGAACAGACTACAAATACGCATTATTTCCAGAAAAAACTCCCGGTAATCTAATTTAATAGAGTCAACGCAATTAGAACGTGCAGAGTAAGTAAAAGTTTAGAAAAACACTTAAATCGCACGGAATAGAAAATTAGACTTCTCAACGGAGTTATTAAATAACAATTAGTTATTGTAATGATTACGGAATTCGtaatcaatttataaaaaaataatcaaaccattattttttttattctttgttATTGTgtatcaaatattatatttccatTACTTCTGATTACATATGATTACTTTTAATTACGCatgattactttttattattattttttattgctattatttttacatatttttttcaaattttatattcccATTGCTTTTCATTACAAGTGCTTACTTTTAATTACTTATGATTACATATCATAACatgattactttttattatttttgttcatttattacTATGAATAGTAATTAACCCAtgattactttttataatttagttATTGCTTTTTGTCTATTACTATGAAAACGTTTAAAAGGAATAAAACGGCAGATATTTTTAAAACgttgttaaatattttcatatatcatTGCTGTAGCCCGAAGTATTACAATAAAAGTATCCATTAATAATCGACTGTAATCGAAAAAAGAATACATTTTTTAGTTctatttctatttgttttgaCTACTTTTTATGTAATCAAATGATGATTACGCTTAATTACGTATGAttacttttcattatttttgcttaCTTCTTACTATGAAAAGTATTTAAACTATTACCTATGATTACTTCTGATTATCTatgattacttttttttattatttttgtctaTTTACTACTTTTCATTACTATAAAGAGGAATATAACGGCAGATATTTTTAAAACGTTGTTAAACATTTTCATACATCACTACTATAACCGACTACTTTAATACAATTGAAGTATACATGAATAAtcgaaaattagttaaattttaaattctatttttaattgttttaattactttttatgtGATCTAATGTATACTTACTCTCGACTTAACATGTTTACTTTCGATTACTTATGATTACTTCACATTACTTTTGTTAACTTActacttttcttttattattagtttGTCGACTATAGAAACGAATATTATCGCATATATTCTCAAAACTGTGCTAAGAAATATACGCAGTCATATTATTAAGTAAGATAGACGAAGTATTTGTAAGCATTCAAGTATAACCAAAAAAGTAATTAAGTTAATGCGTTATCGAATACTTGTCTTTTATGACAAcgttgattattatttttttaattatttggtaCTATTTAGTCGAACTGAACCGTATATGCGTATTCTATGACAGTATGAGAAGGAAGCGAAATGGTTCGACTAGTTTACCGTAAACTCAAgtaatcgaaaaataattaaattaataagctcaaaaatattgcttttgattttttgttaattcTTAATTACTTTTCATTACTAATGAttacttttgaaatttaaattacttatgATTACTTTTGTTACTAGTGAAAAAGCAGATGTATTTGAAATCGTAGTAACATATAGTTCAAATATCTTAAGCAAATGTAATACCGTTTTGCATTACCGACCATTACTACTAATGCCGTTGCTCTTATTTGGCACGTCACTGTGAACACACTCAAATTGTACAAAGTTTTTTTCCATTACTTTTATTCTGCTTTGATGaatttattattgcatttttattttcattttgtttttttacgcAAAAGGAAATGCAAATCTGTGTCAATCAAATGCGCTCAGAATTTCTAATGgaaatttaatgcatttttagaATTTCACCAGCTTTCTGTAGTTATATCTATGCAGTAATTAGAATATCGTGTTTAACGGATGACTCTAGTTGAGAATTGAACGAATTTCAGATTTTATATCTCACTAAAGCAGGCTTGACGTTTGACGGTTATTGTAACAAATAAAGTTgtgaaagcgaaaaaaaaattgaaaactaagCAAATAAAGTATGAAGTTATTTAGACACAAGTTTTTTGCCTTGTAGAGATATGAGGAAATGTATGTCTTCATTTCTATTTCGCTTCCTTCTCCtattttacttcttcttcttctgttcCTCAAATCCGCATTAGGTTTTCAAACTCGTTTGTTTGCTGAAATTGACCGAGCGTATTTGAGAGTAAAAGAGTGCGAATCTAACTAGCAAGCAAATCAAAAGTATATGGTATAAAAGAGTCTATATACTCACTCAATTTGGATTAGCGTTTTTTGACAAGAGCACAGAGCTGAAATATAGTGTGTAGAGAAGTGATGAATCGAACATGACTACTCCTcaattatacataaattattttttagaaaacacTCTTTTTAACTAGGTATTAAAAAGGGTATGAAgtagaatataataaaaatatatggtttGGAGGTAAAAGaactaaattttatgaataGTAATTTTCAACTCGTTAATATTCTCACTCAAAAGGTCTGTTTTGTGTGTAAGTTTGGTATAAgggttaaaaattataataaaaaattattattttattaaataatgtatagaaaaataaaaaagtttattaaaacttattataaaaattaaaaaaaaaattaaaaataataaaaattaaaaattattgtaatataataatatacatattaaaaaaaaataaaagaatattataaacaaattatttcaatttcttttcaacttctgtatattttattaaaacatgcctgtgtaaaaataaaataaaaaataaataaaaaaaaataaaaataaatttaattgtattataaattcaaaataaaaattaaaacttttattttatttttttatttattttttttttttttgataaaaacttttattttattttctttttttttcatcctctacatatcgtcacctgaaatgccaaataacgtatcatcaaaaaattcgaaattgagtgtcttattgattacgattcactacttcaaattacgtacataatattacatatgtccaacattttcaggttctgcgatCAGATATGAACCAATTTTAAccaatactaaaattttttttcactcgtgttccattttatttcgtgtttcattcatgccactgtaaatttccgaaaatgttgttacgttattttgcatttcaggtgacgatatgtatatattttattaaaaacatgcCTATgcgcaaacaaaattttttagaaaaatttcgaaattccgCTATCTGCAGATAAACTTAACGAAAACGTTTTGAACAAAACTAACGCTGAACGTTTTTTAATCACAATTCTGTCAAATTGTATCAAAAAATACACACAAGCAATAATTGAtctcacaaaaacaacaattttaaatCTACAACCGAGAGCTAAATTCTATACAAAACTAAATTCATTATCATTGCATGAAAATTCCCAGAAATATTTCAGAACAACTCAACACAAAGCAATCTACGTTGACTTCCGATTGAGAAAGATAACAAATTGACCGCAAAAAATCAAGCAAATGAGTTAAGTCGACAGCCGCAAACATGCGTCAGCGCAAGCGCGCCACAAAAGGCGTTCCCATCAACAAACAGCtatgaattttaattcaataaaatataataaatacaaaaatagccACAAGCCGCTTATCGAGCATGCGAGGCACGCTTTGTTCTATGCAAATGTATCTCAAACACTCAGccacttatacatataaacatatcgCAAAGAGCATCTGTGTGTTGTGCGGCAGCAAAGTGGCTTATATGTGCCTAAGTATATAAgtaattgtatttataaataattactttgCGATTGCCgattttgaattgttttgagCTAAGTGCTATTGAGAGCGTTTGCAAACAAGCTGCTCACTCAGAGAAGCGTGTAAAACAATAGAAGCACATTAAGTCAATCAGGCAATTGCTGTTTAATGTGAATGCTTAACGGGAGAAAGAGCGCAAATTTAGTTTGGCTTTTTTGTAAAGTAATGGAGTAGaagtaaaaatatgttaagtgttggaaaaaattgcttttatattcaaaaattattattactattgttAACTTTTATTAGACACATTATAGATAATgtagtaatataatatgacaatATGGCAGTGGTCTACGatgccaaatttattttttcttgtctaATTTATGAGTAGGGTTAACTAAAATACCAGACTTCTAATCAGAGCTTTTGAACAACTAATAGCTATCGTaatcaaattataaaaacgCAATCAAAAGAATTTCATATATCACTGTGGGCAAAAAACAGTAAGACTTTTAAATTTCGAACGaaaatgtattcataaaaaatatcttttttaagTTGGTAAGACTgccagtgacatctgtgccaaatgtcacatcaaaataatgattaatgtttagtatacgcttgtcctTCTGAAGTATTTAGAGGGCATTCGGCGATTTATACGAAGAGTGAAAGTATTCAAAAAAGAAGTTCCACTAAATtgtgtgtgcggaatcaaatgtCAGGTGCCGAAACgataagaatattggaaaaggtccccagtgataattgtttgtcgcaagcAAGTGTTCGcgattggtaaaaattattcaaagcggGTCGAGAACGTGTTAAAGACGAATCACATCCAGACGGCCAAcaatatcaactgatgatcaatacGTCAATAAACAAAAGGAATTGGTACTTGGGAATCGACGAAAAACAgttagagatcttactggcatcgttggaatatcggacagatcagtgaaaaccattttgaaaaatcatttgggcTTAAAGAAACTGAAAGCAGTATtaattccaaaatcactcagtTTTGCGACGtgaaaacgtattattactggcgatgagtcttggatgcttacgacccggaaacagacgatcaatcggccgaatatcgtgacaaaggtgagccgaaagCGTAAAACCGTATCAAaataggtcaaaaatcaaggttgtgttaacagttttcttcgattatcgagatgtggttaactccgaattccttccgaccggccaaactgtcatcaggaaatactatttgagtgttaggCGTCGTCTGAGCGAAGCTATGTATAGAAGAAAGCGGAATTATGGGTCGACAAGCCTTGATTTTTGCATcaagataatgcaccgtcgcctactgcattgattctatgccagtttttcgccaaatttgcAACCAATATCGTGCTGTGACCGCCATATTCacttgatttagctccgtgtgactgttggctattcagcaaacttacACGAACGATCcggggaaaccattttgagtcaatAGAAGACATTGAACGTGAATCCCTCCGAGCATTGTAGACTATtctggaaattgactttaaccaCTGTTTCAGGGCTTGGAAAAACCTTGACACAAGGGTATTGGAGCAAGATGGTTTAATTTGAAGGCAACAACATAAAcattgaagaataaattaagaattctaaaataatgaaaaacttaCTATTTTGTGCTCATGGCATATCTAATGAACGAGTTTAGAAcctccaggtgactttatacatgtttactgcaaaataaattattaataactttCCAAATAATATAGTGTGCATATATGTTTTATATCCATTATATAATAGCACACCTAGCATAATCGTATGCtacgaataaaaattctttatttcttgtaATAAATGCTTTTTAATAACATAGACGGAGGAAAaggcatttccaaattttttcctacagacttactttaaaattttgaaaaatacatacacgcacatatatgtatgtatgtagacccAACCGTAAATGTAcaaattaata
The DNA window shown above is from Bactrocera tryoni isolate S06 chromosome 4, CSIRO_BtryS06_freeze2, whole genome shotgun sequence and carries:
- the LOC120775753 gene encoding vitellogenin-3-like, with protein sequence MSPLHVRVNMIALLFIAFAVATQAQGGLFGITDVGKSLKDIATGVSKDVTSYIPTPEGIFESSKNLLAGYPFEVASSAINTICSSALSSETIRPRVTPDLRKINFQLRTACNNYSYPLLKSNQIWRSPEFDPTKKVVILATGWTTTVNSSKTIDVLAKAYNCRGDVNFVAVDIANFVDTLYTWSALNTDEIGENLAEGIVLLTQVVPLENIHLIGHSLGAHIVGATGRYFNEKTGKFVPRITGLDPAKPCFNEGHVLSGLQRGDAKFIDIIHSNPGVLGKRDPMGDVDFYPGGLDPLPKGCLHVVCAHGRAWKYYAESVYPGNEMNFMGKRCTSQTRLLDNKCPGAEQPMGYAVSHELRGNYFLEVNEAAPFGKGGNTDKLAAQASCGLCPERRQSK